In Candidatus Effluviviaceae Genus I sp., a single genomic region encodes these proteins:
- a CDS encoding threonine/serine dehydratase, which translates to MTWADGARLSLDVKDAVLRAERRIRRYVRETPLEPSPDLSSAVGAHVLLKLENLQITGSFKLRGAVNRLLAMTPEERARGVIAASTGNHGLAVAHAARLLRIPCRVFVPETARPEKAEALAREGVVAEARGRDCVETEVAARAEAGAAGQTYVSGYNDLEVVGGQGTIAVELMREMGSVGFVFASVGGGGLISGVGGFLKSGRKPVAVIGCQPERSAVMSESVKAGRIVSLESGPTLSDATAGGVEPGAITLDLCKALVDEWVLVSEDEIRAAMRLVFERHRLVIEGAAGVAVAGLLRMRDAVARVPGANAVVIVCGGNVDVAEFRRLVL; encoded by the coding sequence ATGACATGGGCGGACGGAGCGCGGCTCTCGCTCGACGTGAAGGACGCGGTCCTGCGCGCGGAGCGGCGGATCCGCCGGTACGTGCGCGAGACGCCGCTCGAGCCGTCTCCCGACCTGTCGTCGGCGGTCGGCGCGCACGTGCTTCTCAAGCTCGAGAACCTGCAGATCACGGGCTCGTTCAAGCTCCGCGGCGCCGTGAACCGGCTGCTTGCCATGACGCCCGAGGAGCGCGCGCGCGGCGTCATCGCGGCCTCGACGGGGAACCACGGCCTCGCCGTCGCGCACGCGGCGAGGCTCCTGCGCATCCCCTGCAGGGTCTTCGTACCCGAGACGGCGCGGCCCGAGAAGGCGGAGGCGCTCGCCCGCGAGGGCGTCGTCGCCGAGGCGCGCGGGCGCGACTGCGTGGAGACCGAGGTGGCCGCGCGGGCCGAGGCCGGCGCCGCAGGGCAGACGTACGTGTCCGGCTACAACGACCTCGAGGTCGTCGGCGGGCAGGGCACGATCGCGGTCGAGCTCATGCGCGAGATGGGCTCGGTCGGGTTCGTCTTCGCGTCGGTGGGCGGCGGAGGGCTCATCTCGGGGGTCGGGGGGTTCCTCAAGTCCGGGAGGAAGCCGGTCGCCGTCATCGGGTGCCAGCCCGAGCGGTCCGCCGTGATGAGCGAGTCGGTCAAGGCCGGACGGATCGTCTCCCTCGAGTCCGGCCCGACGCTGTCCGACGCGACCGCCGGCGGCGTCGAGCCCGGGGCCATCACGCTCGACCTCTGCAAGGCCCTCGTCGACGAGTGGGTGCTCGTGAGCGAGGACGAGATCCGCGCGGCCATGCGGCTCGTGTTCGAGAGGCACAGGCTGGTGATCGAGGGGGCGGCGGGCGTCGCCGTCGCCGGGCTCCTTCGGATGCGC